In Blautia sp. SC05B48, a single genomic region encodes these proteins:
- the rlmN gene encoding 23S rRNA (adenine(2503)-C(2))-methyltransferase RlmN produces MTDVKSMTMEELKEFMTKIGEKPFRAKQIYAWLHQRLVTSWDEMTNLSKSLREKLSAYPITALTQADVRISKIDGTRKYLFRLEDGNVIESVLMRYHHGNSVCISSQVGCRMGCRFCASTIGGLTRCLKPSEMLDQIYRIQADTGERVANVVVMGTGEPMDNYDNLVRFVRILTDENGLGISQRNVTVSTCGIVPKMYDLAEEKLQITLALSLHAPNDEKRQELMPIANKYSMDEVLDACRNYFDKTGRRITFEYSLVAGVNDSEEDARQLAGRIKGINCHVNLIPVNPIKERSYVRSTRQAVENFKIKLEKYGINVTIRREMGSDIDGACGQLRKSYMEKTESEK; encoded by the coding sequence ATGACAGATGTAAAATCCATGACCATGGAGGAATTGAAGGAATTCATGACAAAGATCGGTGAAAAGCCTTTCAGGGCGAAACAGATCTATGCATGGCTTCACCAGCGGCTGGTTACCTCCTGGGATGAAATGACAAATCTTTCCAAAAGCCTCAGGGAAAAGCTTTCGGCTTATCCGATCACAGCGCTGACCCAGGCAGATGTAAGAATCTCAAAAATTGACGGAACCAGAAAATATCTGTTTCGGCTGGAAGATGGAAATGTGATCGAGAGTGTTCTCATGCGGTATCACCACGGAAATTCTGTGTGCATTTCTTCTCAGGTGGGCTGCCGTATGGGATGCAGATTCTGTGCATCTACCATCGGAGGACTGACCAGATGCCTGAAGCCGTCCGAGATGCTGGATCAGATCTACCGTATCCAGGCAGATACCGGTGAACGTGTGGCCAATGTAGTTGTGATGGGAACCGGTGAGCCGATGGATAATTATGACAATCTTGTCCGTTTTGTCCGGATCCTTACCGACGAAAACGGTCTTGGGATCAGTCAGAGAAATGTGACGGTTTCTACCTGCGGGATCGTGCCGAAGATGTATGATCTGGCTGAAGAAAAGCTTCAGATCACTCTGGCACTTTCCCTTCATGCTCCAAATGATGAAAAACGACAGGAATTGATGCCGATCGCGAATAAGTATTCCATGGATGAGGTTCTGGATGCCTGCAGAAATTATTTTGATAAAACAGGCCGAAGGATCACCTTTGAGTACAGTCTTGTAGCCGGTGTCAACGACAGTGAAGAAGATGCGAGACAGCTGGCCGGCCGTATAAAAGGCATCAATTGCCATGTAAATCTGATTCCGGTCAACCCCATCAAGGAACGCTCCTATGTGAGGTCTACTCGACAGGCTGTGGAGAATTTCAAAATAAAACTTGAAAAATACGGAATTAATGTTACTATTAGAAGGGAAATGGGCAGCGATATCGACGGTGCCTGTGGACAGCTAAGAAAAAGTTACATGGAAAAAACAGAAAGCGAGAAGTGA
- the rsmB gene encoding 16S rRNA (cytosine(967)-C(5))-methyltransferase RsmB gives MSSGVNTRELILEILLQIEEEGEHSHIAIRNALSKYQFLPKQERSFITRVCEGTLEYRIYIDYVIDSFSKVSVNKMKPQIREILRSAVYQLKFMDSVPDSAVCNEAVKLAQRKGFYNLKPFVNGVLRTIAREIGDLELPSREENEVRYLSVKYSMPEYLVEKWKAAYGVKTTERILEDFLTERPITVRCRTHKASLREIVTSLKSQGVTVEQAPYLPYALKISDYNHILTLETFLQGKILVQDVSSMLVAEAASPKKGDHIIDMCAAPGGKSIHAADKMGDYGNVDARDVSQYKADLIEENIHRTGVINVEARVQDATVYDPDSEQAADIVIADVPCSGYGVIGKKPEIKYRATPQKQEEIVMLQRMILDKAAKYVKPDGTLIFSTCTIAREENEENVLWFLKNYPYRLESLDPYIPEELHCKSTKLGYLQLLPGIHKTDGFFIARFRRK, from the coding sequence ATTAGCAGCGGAGTAAATACCAGAGAACTGATTCTTGAGATCCTGTTACAGATCGAGGAGGAGGGGGAGCACAGCCATATTGCGATTCGGAATGCGCTTTCCAAATATCAGTTTCTTCCGAAACAGGAACGTAGCTTTATTACAAGAGTATGTGAGGGAACCCTGGAATACAGGATCTATATTGATTATGTCATCGATTCTTTTTCCAAGGTTTCTGTAAACAAGATGAAACCGCAGATCCGCGAGATCCTGAGAAGTGCGGTATATCAGCTGAAATTTATGGACAGTGTTCCGGACAGTGCAGTATGCAATGAAGCGGTAAAGCTGGCACAGCGAAAAGGCTTTTATAATCTAAAACCCTTTGTCAACGGGGTGCTCCGTACGATCGCAAGAGAGATCGGTGATCTGGAGCTTCCTTCCAGGGAAGAAAACGAAGTCCGTTATCTTTCCGTGAAATATTCCATGCCGGAATATCTGGTAGAAAAATGGAAAGCAGCCTACGGAGTGAAGACTACGGAGAGGATCCTGGAGGATTTTCTGACAGAAAGACCGATCACAGTACGGTGCCGTACTCATAAGGCGTCTCTGAGAGAAATCGTCACCAGTCTGAAGTCTCAGGGAGTGACAGTAGAACAGGCTCCTTATCTTCCCTATGCACTGAAGATTTCCGATTACAATCATATTCTGACACTAGAGACATTCCTTCAGGGAAAGATCCTGGTGCAGGATGTAAGCTCTATGCTTGTAGCGGAAGCTGCAAGTCCGAAAAAAGGCGACCATATCATCGACATGTGCGCTGCGCCAGGTGGAAAAAGCATCCATGCGGCAGACAAAATGGGGGATTACGGAAATGTGGATGCCAGAGATGTAAGTCAGTATAAGGCAGATCTTATCGAAGAAAACATCCACAGGACCGGAGTGATCAACGTGGAAGCCAGAGTTCAAGATGCAACGGTATATGATCCGGATTCCGAACAGGCTGCGGATATTGTGATCGCGGATGTACCGTGCTCCGGTTATGGTGTTATCGGCAAGAAACCGGAAATCAAATACCGGGCAACTCCGCAGAAACAGGAAGAGATCGTAATGCTCCAGAGAATGATCCTGGATAAGGCTGCAAAGTATGTGAAACCGGATGGAACGCTGATCTTCAGCACATGTACCATTGCCCGGGAAGAAAACGAAGAAAATGTATTATGGTTTTTAAAGAACTATCCGTACCGGCTGGAAAGCCTGGATCCGTATATTCCGGAGGAACTGCACTGTAAATCCACGAAGCTTGGCTATCTGCAGCTTCTGCCGGGAATACATAAGACGGATGGATTCTTTATTGCCAGATTCAGAAGGAAATAA
- a CDS encoding DUF7507 domain-containing protein has protein sequence MKNRIWKQMKKVGIVTVLTGVMLGGTIEPKLILGADFLPGQVPFIDQSVFWKDRESGQAELGIRIRGLNEWLSGRRFSEDKEKNEKWDDELQEIEDPSVEQEEETEQKLPEDDWQQEEETEQEQPEDDWQKKEEAEQELPEDDWQKKEETEQELPEDDWQKKEETEQELPVNKVVEGIGIEMEEGYEHVEQLASGETVQPEDEEQEKTGPLTPEGTASGEENVGDEEEYESEEIQKLTLVTYISEYFVPETDSVPKNMAAQQISVRSQSGEATEITKLKIMLNVEQDGQDEIFFRIPLILRQEYRFPAEKSSYPVTQEEPLQKDCTGAGTFLLTEENGEELVIAEGIAPMLDVEAAEADMELSVTAQNGKMKAGQTIRYQVEIANTGKLDLADIRLTSSLSCPKIRQMWEDAEGLLTEGAVAEFAELKAGESRSFYVQAPLLDEQEKDLEHQVEAEARVKGRAAEVIRKNATTINSLEALKADLSVKKTADKETAAPGETVTYQICIVNTGEKTLHSVVGTERFQAAGIHAQFLEQEGVTLNSSRTKAMIQQIPPGEAVSLQAVVKIPERTADQKLFNQVTVTSQETGERLMEASASVIVKGKITVTPEERLFVQSDDQDPASGQTQMARAASTHPKTEDDTRTDLWTLLAVTALVTVLGGIWLRKKYADIYEKS, from the coding sequence ATGAAAAACAGAATATGGAAACAGATGAAGAAAGTCGGAATTGTGACAGTGCTGACAGGAGTCATGTTGGGAGGAACAATAGAACCGAAGCTGATCCTGGGAGCAGATTTTTTGCCGGGACAGGTACCGTTTATCGATCAGAGTGTGTTCTGGAAAGATAGAGAATCCGGACAGGCGGAGCTTGGGATCCGGATCCGCGGATTGAATGAATGGCTGTCCGGGAGAAGGTTTTCGGAGGATAAGGAGAAAAATGAGAAGTGGGACGATGAACTTCAGGAGATTGAAGATCCATCGGTGGAGCAGGAAGAAGAGACAGAACAGAAGCTGCCAGAGGATGATTGGCAGCAGGAAGAAGAGACAGAACAGGAGCAGCCGGAGGATGACTGGCAGAAGAAAGAAGAGGCAGAACAGGAACTGCCGGAGGATGACTGGCAGAAGAAAGAAGAGACAGAACAGGAACTGCCGGAGGATGACTGGCAGAAGAAAGAAGAAACAGAACAGGAACTGCCGGTGAATAAGGTTGTGGAAGGAATCGGAATAGAAATGGAGGAAGGATATGAGCACGTGGAGCAGCTGGCATCCGGGGAAACAGTACAGCCGGAGGATGAAGAGCAGGAGAAAACGGGTCCGCTCACACCGGAAGGAACGGCGTCCGGAGAAGAAAATGTAGGTGACGAAGAGGAATATGAGTCTGAGGAGATTCAAAAACTGACGCTGGTTACGTATATTTCCGAGTATTTTGTTCCGGAAACGGACTCTGTCCCGAAAAATATGGCTGCACAGCAGATTTCTGTAAGGAGCCAGAGTGGTGAAGCTACAGAGATCACAAAGCTGAAAATCATGCTGAACGTGGAACAGGACGGGCAGGATGAGATCTTTTTCCGGATCCCGCTGATCCTGCGTCAGGAATACCGTTTTCCGGCAGAGAAAAGCAGTTATCCTGTGACTCAGGAGGAACCGCTTCAGAAGGACTGTACCGGTGCGGGAACCTTTCTCCTGACAGAAGAAAACGGGGAAGAGCTGGTGATCGCAGAGGGGATCGCGCCTATGCTGGACGTGGAGGCTGCAGAGGCTGATATGGAATTGTCGGTAACTGCACAGAATGGAAAAATGAAAGCAGGGCAGACCATCCGTTATCAGGTGGAGATCGCTAATACCGGAAAACTGGATCTTGCAGATATCCGTCTGACCAGTAGCCTTTCCTGCCCTAAGATCCGGCAGATGTGGGAAGATGCAGAAGGCCTTCTGACAGAAGGGGCAGTGGCGGAATTTGCGGAATTAAAAGCCGGAGAGAGCAGGAGCTTTTATGTACAGGCGCCGCTTCTGGATGAACAGGAAAAAGATCTGGAGCACCAGGTGGAAGCAGAGGCCAGGGTAAAGGGCAGAGCAGCGGAGGTGATCCGGAAGAACGCCACCACTATAAATAGTCTGGAGGCACTGAAGGCGGATCTTTCTGTAAAGAAAACTGCAGACAAAGAAACCGCTGCACCGGGTGAGACTGTGACCTATCAGATCTGTATCGTGAATACCGGTGAAAAAACGCTTCATTCGGTTGTGGGAACGGAGCGCTTTCAGGCGGCTGGGATCCATGCACAGTTTCTGGAGCAGGAAGGTGTAACGCTCAACAGCAGCCGTACAAAGGCAATGATCCAACAGATCCCGCCGGGAGAGGCAGTTTCTCTTCAGGCCGTGGTGAAGATCCCGGAAAGAACAGCGGATCAGAAGCTTTTTAACCAGGTGACGGTCACAAGCCAGGAAACTGGAGAGCGATTGATGGAGGCCTCCGCTTCTGTCATAGTAAAAGGAAAGATAACCGTTACGCCGGAAGAAAGGCTTTTTGTGCAAAGTGATGACCAGGATCCGGCTTCCGGTCAGACACAGATGGCAAGAGCAGCGTCCACACATCCGAAGACAGAAGATGATACAAGGACGGATCTGTGGACTCTTCTGGCAGTGACAGCCTTGGTGACTGTGCTGGGCGGTATCTGGCTCCGGAAAAAATATGCGGATATTTATGAGAAAAGCTGA
- the priA gene encoding replication restart helicase PriA translates to MIYADVIIDISHEKLDRDFQYRVPEELVQAIKPGVVVTVPFGKGNTLRKGYVTGISGTAKYDASKIKEIRGVSTDSETTESRLIALAAWMKETYGSTMIQALKTVLPVKDKVRAKEKRLIFFTGKKEEGQALLGKLEGSRFKARERFLRAILEAGSLDYTYASKELGAGISVLDFFEKKGLITIESQEMYRIPEGLGLVKENMELSLNQEQLLAAEQIFREWQEPDPRPALLFGVTGSGKTQVYMRLIQKVLEKGKQAIVLIPEIALTYQTVRRFYAVFGDKVSVLNSRLSQGERYDQFKRAKRGEIQVMVGPRSALFTPFSDLGLIVIDEEHEPTYKSENTPRYHARETAIERARMEHARVVMGSATPSLEAYSHACDGEYLLVKLNARYEERPLPQVSIVDLREELKKGNRSVLSLELKKDLEQVLERREQAMLFLNRRGYAGFVSCRACGHVMKCPHCDVSLSEHNGNRLICHYCGYETVKPEICPSCGSPHIGGFKAGTQQIEKVIEKEFPKARVLRMDFDTTRTKDSYEKILASFAKHEADILVGTQMIVKGHDFPNVTLVGVIAADLSLNMDDYHCGERTFQLLTQAVGRSGRGNHPGQAVIQTYQPEHYSIQAAAIQDYEKFYKEEMGYRMLLDYPPAAHMMTVFGACQDEELLKNAMYYIEVFIRRVSPKEELHMIGPAAASVGKVKDVYRQVIHLKHRDICFLTAVREKLEKYIEINSGFRKIYIQFDMN, encoded by the coding sequence ATGATCTATGCAGATGTGATCATTGATATTTCTCATGAAAAGCTGGACCGGGATTTTCAGTATCGTGTACCTGAGGAACTGGTGCAGGCAATAAAACCCGGAGTTGTGGTCACAGTGCCCTTCGGAAAGGGAAATACCCTTCGGAAAGGCTATGTGACCGGAATCTCCGGAACGGCAAAATATGATGCGTCAAAGATCAAGGAGATCCGGGGAGTGTCCACAGACAGTGAGACAACAGAATCCCGGCTGATCGCACTTGCGGCCTGGATGAAGGAGACCTATGGTTCCACCATGATCCAGGCACTGAAAACAGTTCTGCCTGTAAAAGACAAGGTCCGTGCAAAAGAGAAAAGGCTGATTTTTTTTACAGGAAAAAAGGAAGAGGGTCAGGCACTTCTTGGCAAGCTGGAAGGCAGCCGCTTTAAAGCACGTGAGCGGTTTCTTCGGGCAATCCTGGAAGCCGGGAGCCTGGATTATACTTATGCCTCCAAAGAACTTGGAGCCGGCATTTCCGTTCTTGATTTTTTTGAAAAAAAAGGTCTGATAACCATTGAAAGTCAGGAAATGTATCGCATTCCCGAGGGGCTCGGCCTGGTGAAGGAGAACATGGAACTGAGTCTGAACCAGGAACAGCTTTTGGCAGCAGAGCAGATCTTTCGGGAATGGCAGGAGCCGGACCCAAGGCCTGCACTTCTTTTCGGAGTGACCGGAAGCGGAAAGACCCAAGTTTATATGCGCTTGATCCAGAAGGTACTGGAGAAGGGAAAACAGGCGATCGTGCTGATTCCTGAGATCGCGCTTACTTATCAGACAGTCAGGCGCTTTTATGCCGTGTTCGGAGATAAGGTTTCGGTTCTGAACTCCAGACTTTCCCAGGGAGAACGCTATGATCAGTTCAAAAGAGCAAAACGTGGTGAGATCCAGGTGATGGTAGGACCCAGATCCGCACTGTTCACACCGTTTTCAGATCTGGGACTGATCGTTATCGACGAAGAGCATGAACCCACCTACAAAAGTGAGAATACGCCAAGGTACCATGCACGTGAGACTGCCATTGAGAGGGCGCGGATGGAACATGCCCGCGTGGTCATGGGATCAGCCACTCCGTCATTGGAAGCCTACAGTCATGCCTGTGACGGAGAATATCTTCTGGTAAAGTTAAATGCACGTTATGAGGAAAGACCGCTTCCACAGGTATCAATCGTGGATCTTCGGGAAGAATTAAAGAAAGGGAACCGCTCGGTGCTGAGTCTGGAGCTGAAGAAGGATCTGGAGCAGGTACTTGAAAGAAGAGAACAGGCCATGCTGTTTCTGAACCGGAGAGGATATGCGGGCTTTGTTTCCTGCAGAGCCTGCGGTCACGTTATGAAATGTCCCCACTGTGATGTATCTCTAAGTGAACACAATGGCAATCGTCTGATCTGTCATTACTGCGGCTATGAGACTGTGAAACCGGAAATCTGTCCGTCCTGTGGTTCACCGCACATTGGTGGATTTAAGGCAGGAACCCAGCAGATCGAGAAGGTCATTGAAAAAGAATTCCCGAAAGCCAGGGTACTTCGAATGGATTTTGATACCACAAGGACCAAGGACAGCTATGAGAAGATCCTGGCTTCTTTTGCAAAGCATGAGGCAGATATTCTGGTGGGGACCCAGATGATCGTCAAGGGACATGATTTTCCGAATGTGACCCTGGTAGGAGTGATCGCAGCAGATCTTTCGCTGAATATGGATGACTATCACTGCGGGGAGCGTACATTCCAGCTTCTGACTCAGGCAGTTGGACGTTCCGGCAGAGGGAACCACCCGGGGCAGGCGGTGATCCAGACATATCAGCCGGAGCATTACAGTATCCAGGCTGCGGCTATTCAGGATTATGAGAAATTTTATAAAGAAGAAATGGGGTATCGGATGCTTCTGGACTATCCGCCGGCAGCCCATATGATGACTGTTTTTGGCGCCTGCCAGGATGAAGAACTTCTGAAAAATGCCATGTATTATATAGAAGTTTTTATCCGCAGGGTAAGTCCGAAGGAAGAGCTTCACATGATCGGACCTGCAGCTGCATCGGTAGGTAAGGTAAAGGATGTTTATCGTCAGGTGATCCATCTGAAGCACAGGGATATCTGTTTTCTCACAGCAGTCAGAGAGAAGCTGGAGAAATATATAGAGATAAATTCCGGATTCCGGAAAATATACATTCAATTTGATATGAATTAA
- the fmt gene encoding methionyl-tRNA formyltransferase has translation MKIIYMGTPDFAVAPLAALAENGYEVEAVITQPDKPKGRGKTMMPTPVKEEALKHGIPVLQPVKVRNPEFVEELKNLAPDIIIVAAFGQIIPKSILDMPRFGCINIHASLLPKYRGAAPIQQAVIDGEKESGVTIMQMGTGLDTGDMISRIVVPLAKDETGGSLFDKLAQAGAELLVQTLPSIFDGTATREKQPEESPTPYAAMISKKMGLLDFSKNAEELERLVRGLDPWPSAFTFINGKTLKVWKSSVLEKQAQEAPGTVIAADKGGIQVACGQKVLVLHEVQLEGKKRMEADAFLRGYQLKPGDMFRDSRE, from the coding sequence ATGAAGATTATTTATATGGGAACTCCGGACTTTGCGGTGGCGCCTCTTGCAGCACTGGCAGAGAACGGATATGAAGTGGAGGCTGTGATCACACAGCCGGACAAACCGAAGGGCAGAGGCAAAACTATGATGCCTACTCCTGTAAAAGAAGAAGCACTGAAACACGGGATCCCGGTACTGCAGCCGGTGAAGGTAAGAAATCCTGAATTTGTGGAAGAACTGAAAAATCTTGCACCGGACATCATCATTGTTGCGGCATTCGGGCAGATCATTCCAAAGAGTATCCTGGATATGCCGAGATTCGGATGTATCAATATCCATGCGTCTCTGCTTCCTAAATATCGTGGAGCTGCACCGATCCAGCAGGCGGTGATCGACGGTGAAAAAGAATCCGGCGTTACCATTATGCAGATGGGAACCGGTCTGGATACCGGTGATATGATTTCCAGGATCGTGGTTCCGCTTGCCAAAGATGAGACAGGTGGAAGCTTGTTTGATAAGCTCGCACAGGCAGGTGCAGAGCTTCTGGTACAGACTTTACCGTCCATTTTTGACGGAACTGCAACCCGCGAGAAACAGCCGGAGGAGAGTCCGACACCATATGCTGCCATGATCTCCAAAAAAATGGGACTTCTGGACTTCAGCAAAAATGCGGAAGAACTGGAGCGTCTGGTAAGAGGCCTTGATCCATGGCCAAGCGCTTTTACCTTTATCAATGGAAAAACATTGAAGGTCTGGAAGAGCTCTGTTCTGGAAAAACAGGCACAGGAAGCACCTGGAACTGTGATAGCCGCTGACAAAGGAGGAATCCAGGTGGCATGCGGCCAGAAGGTACTCGTGCTCCATGAAGTGCAGCTGGAAGGCAAAAAACGCATGGAAGCGGATGCGTTCCTCCGGGGATATCAGTTGAAACCAGGAGACATGTTCAGAGATTCCAGGGAGTGA
- a CDS encoding UDP-N-acetylmuramoyl-L-alanyl-D-glutamate--2,6-diaminopimelate ligase, with protein MNLLSLLEHLEYKCLQGSTEQEVSSVVYDSRKVEEGSLFICIRGAVVDGHKFIPDVVAKGAKTLIVEEAVEVPEDVTVIQVEDTRYAMAFISAAWFGHPAEKLKTIGITGTKGKTTTTYMVKSILENAGYKVGLIGTIEAVIGEKHIPAANTTPESYMVQKYFHDMVEAGCDAVVMEVSSQGLMLHRTQGFVFDFGIFTNIEPDHIGPNEHKDFDDYLHCKSMLLRQCKVGIVNRDDEHFDRIIEGHTCKLETYGFSEKADLRAEDARLVGRKGYLGISYHVKGLMDFPVEIDIPGKFSIYNSLTAIAICRHFKVSEENIIKALKVARVKGRIEMIKVSDEFTLMIDYAHNAMALESLLGTLKEYDPHRLVCLFGCGGNRSKLRRYEMGEVSGKMADLTIITSDNPRDEDPQAIIDDIKIGMAKTDGKYVEIPDRKEAIAYAIHHGEPGDIIVLAGKGHEDYQEIKGKKYPMDERVLIREILEEDQKA; from the coding sequence ATGAATCTTTTATCCTTATTGGAACATCTTGAATACAAATGCCTTCAGGGAAGTACAGAGCAGGAGGTTTCTTCTGTTGTATATGATTCCCGCAAAGTAGAAGAAGGGAGCCTTTTTATCTGCATCAGAGGTGCGGTCGTGGATGGACATAAATTTATACCTGATGTTGTGGCAAAGGGTGCGAAGACACTCATCGTGGAAGAAGCGGTGGAGGTACCGGAGGATGTGACAGTGATCCAGGTAGAGGATACCCGTTACGCCATGGCCTTTATTTCAGCAGCATGGTTCGGACATCCGGCAGAAAAGCTCAAAACCATCGGTATTACCGGAACCAAAGGAAAAACAACTACAACCTATATGGTGAAATCGATCCTTGAAAATGCCGGATATAAGGTTGGTTTGATCGGAACCATCGAGGCTGTTATCGGGGAGAAGCATATCCCGGCAGCCAACACGACACCGGAATCCTATATGGTACAGAAATATTTTCATGATATGGTAGAAGCAGGCTGCGATGCGGTCGTTATGGAGGTTTCCTCACAGGGACTGATGCTTCACAGGACTCAGGGATTTGTGTTTGATTTTGGAATTTTCACAAATATTGAACCGGATCATATCGGACCGAATGAGCACAAGGACTTTGATGATTATCTGCACTGCAAATCCATGCTTCTCAGGCAGTGCAAGGTTGGTATCGTAAATCGTGACGATGAACACTTTGACCGCATTATCGAAGGCCATACCTGTAAACTTGAAACCTATGGATTTTCCGAAAAAGCAGATCTCCGTGCAGAGGACGCCAGACTCGTTGGAAGAAAGGGCTATCTGGGAATTTCCTATCATGTTAAGGGACTTATGGATTTTCCTGTGGAGATTGATATTCCAGGTAAGTTCAGCATTTACAATTCTCTGACTGCCATTGCCATCTGCCGTCATTTTAAAGTATCCGAGGAGAATATCATCAAAGCTCTGAAGGTGGCCAGGGTCAAAGGCCGTATTGAGATGATCAAGGTATCTGACGAATTTACGTTGATGATTGATTATGCACATAATGCCATGGCGCTGGAGAGTCTTCTCGGAACACTGAAGGAATATGACCCGCACAGACTGGTATGCCTGTTTGGCTGTGGCGGAAACCGTTCCAAGCTGCGTCGTTATGAGATGGGTGAGGTTTCAGGAAAGATGGCAGATCTGACAATCATCACTTCGGATAATCCGCGAGATGAGGATCCACAGGCCATCATTGATGACATCAAGATCGGAATGGCAAAAACAGACGGAAAATATGTAGAGATCCCGGATCGTAAAGAGGCGATCGCCTATGCGATCCATCATGGTGAGCCGGGAGATATCATCGTCCTTGCCGGAAAGGGCCATGAGGATTACCAGGAGATCAAGGGAAAGAAATATCCCATGGATGAGCGCGTACTGATCCGGGAGATCCTGGAAGAAGATCAGAAAGCGTAA
- a CDS encoding zinc metallopeptidase translates to MYGYGYYGWGMDPTILLLVIGMLLSLAASAKLRSTFAVYKKVRSHSGITGAEAAQRILRAAGITDVQVVPIRGSLTDHYDPRTKTVSLSEDIYGRNSLAAVGVAAHECGHAIQDAINYAPLNIRSAIVPAANIGSQLSWPLFIAGLIFSIDPLVTLGIVLFSLAVLFQLVTLPVEINASSRALKMLESTGILGVDEKKGARKVLTAAALTYVAALAASILQLLRLIILAGGRDRD, encoded by the coding sequence ATGTACGGATATGGTTATTACGGATGGGGAATGGACCCCACGATTCTTTTACTTGTGATCGGAATGCTTCTTTCTCTTGCGGCATCCGCAAAGTTGCGCAGTACCTTTGCAGTCTATAAAAAGGTACGGAGTCATTCTGGCATCACCGGTGCGGAAGCTGCACAGAGAATCCTGAGAGCAGCAGGGATCACAGACGTACAGGTGGTTCCGATCCGCGGAAGTCTTACGGATCACTATGATCCGAGAACGAAAACGGTTTCCCTTTCAGAAGATATTTATGGAAGAAATTCTCTGGCGGCTGTGGGGGTGGCAGCACATGAATGTGGCCATGCGATCCAGGATGCAATCAATTATGCACCACTGAATATCCGTTCAGCCATTGTACCTGCCGCAAATATTGGTTCCCAGCTTTCGTGGCCGCTGTTTATCGCAGGGCTGATCTTTTCCATTGATCCGCTGGTAACTCTGGGAATTGTTTTGTTTTCACTGGCAGTACTGTTTCAGCTGGTGACACTTCCGGTTGAGATCAATGCGTCTTCCAGAGCGCTTAAAATGCTGGAAAGTACAGGTATCTTAGGTGTAGATGAAAAAAAGGGTGCAAGAAAAGTACTTACAGCGGCAGCGCTTACCTATGTGGCAGCTCTGGCGGCATCCATTCTGCAGCTTCTGAGACTGATTATCCTTGCAGGAGGTAGAGATCGTGATTAG
- the def gene encoding peptide deformylase, producing MALRTIRVQGDSVLTKKSRTVDKMTPRIGELITDMLDTMYDAMGVGLAAPQVGILKRIVVIDVGEGPIVLINPEILETSGEQTGDEGCLSVPGMAGQVTRPNYVKVKALDVNMNEQIYEGEGLLARAFCHEIDHLDGKMYTELVEGELHKVTYDEED from the coding sequence ATGGCACTTAGAACAATCCGTGTACAGGGGGATTCTGTACTGACAAAAAAATCCCGGACAGTAGACAAAATGACACCGAGGATCGGGGAACTGATCACAGATATGCTGGATACTATGTATGATGCAATGGGTGTTGGCCTCGCCGCACCACAGGTAGGAATCCTGAAACGTATCGTTGTCATCGATGTAGGTGAGGGCCCGATCGTGCTGATCAATCCGGAGATCCTTGAGACAAGCGGCGAGCAGACCGGTGACGAGGGATGCCTGAGCGTTCCGGGAATGGCAGGACAGGTAACACGTCCGAACTATGTGAAGGTAAAAGCACTTGATGTAAATATGAACGAACAGATCTACGAGGGAGAGGGCCTTCTGGCAAGAGCGTTCTGTCATGAGATTGACCATCTGGATGGAAAAATGTATACAGAACTTGTGGAGGGAGAACTTCACAAGGTAACTTATGATGAAGAAGACTAA